A genomic stretch from Bos javanicus breed banteng chromosome 3, ARS-OSU_banteng_1.0, whole genome shotgun sequence includes:
- the EPS8L3 gene encoding epidermal growth factor receptor kinase substrate 8-like protein 3 isoform X1, translating to MSRPSSRAIYLHRKEYLQKIALEPTHLQHRVEHLMTCKLGTQRIQEPKDALQKLQEMDAQGRVWSQDLLLQVRDGWLQLLDIETKEELESYRLDRIKVMDVALNTGSYNSVLSITVQDSDLRSTSTLLFQCQEVGAERLKTSLEKALEEEVEQRPQLGALRPDQDRWRGSSLERPLPKEQARPLEWRPPPEQHYLMSPEHNTPPPSPRPLPHRTSIREPSIFSLSPSRRSPSPEDPKWDKEVLDHVLRDIELFVGKLDEAQSKTSRKKKSHRKKKKKNKEEITEVHYIDCFQKIKYSFNLLGRLATRLQDTSAPEFVHIIFKILDSIQTQCPESDLAARVISPLLTTKAIELLQSCLSPSENNLWEGLGTAWTTSQANWTGSEPLPYKPTFYDGWQLPETSYQALSSYQDPTSIRRESPRLRSTSHFAQEETHNHGPSPVPSRPGPVKPALKMQVLYEFEARNPQELTVVQGEVLEVLDQSKRWWLVKNAMGRSGYIPSNILEPLESGAPGSQSESPTRGPMLRLSSRPEEVTAWLQAENFSTLTVKTLGSMTGSQLLHMRPGELQMLCPQEGPRVLARLEAVRRTLGMSL from the exons ATGTCCCGGCCAAGCAGCAGAGCCATTTATT TGCACCGGAAGGAGTACTTGCAGAAAATCGCCTTAGAGCCCACTCACCTGCAGCACAGGGTGGAG CACCTGATGACATGTAAGCTGGGGACACAGAGAATCCAGGAGCCCAAGGATGCtctgcagaagctgcaggagatggaCGCTCAGGGCCGGGTGTGGAGCCAGGACTTGCTCCTGCAGGTCAGGGATGGCTGGCTCCAACTGCTGGACATCGAGACTAAG GAGGAGCTAGAGTCCTACCGCCTGGACCGCATCAAGGTCATGGACGTGGCGCTCAACACCGGCTCCTACAACTCTGTCCTGTCCATCACCGTGCAGGATTCAGACCTGCGAAGCACTAGCACTCTGCTTTTCCAGTGCCAGGAAGTGGGG GCAGAGCGACTGAAGACCAGCCTGGAGAAGGCTCTGGAGGAGGAGGTAGAGCAAAG GCCCCAGTTGGGAGCCCTTCGCCCAGACCAGGACCGATGGAGGGGGTCTTCTCTGGAAAGGCCGCTCCCTAAGGAGCAGGCACGTCCTCTGGAGTGGAGACCCCCTCCAGAACAGCACTACTTGATGAGCCCAGAGCACA ACACCCCACCACCGTCTCCGAGGCCCCTGCCACACCGCACCAGCATCCGAGAGCCAAGCATCTTCTCGCTGTCTCCTTCAAGGAGGTCCCCATCCCCTGAGGACCCAAAATGGGATAAG GAGGTGCTGGACCATGTCCTAAGGGACATCGAGCTGTTTGTGGGGAAGCTGGATGAGGCCCAGTCTAAGACCAGTCGTAAGAAGAAGAgtcacaggaagaaaaagaaaaagaataaagaag AGATAACAGAGGTACATTACATCGACTGCTTCCAGAAGATCAAGTACAGTTTCAACCTCCTG GGAAGGCTGGCCACCAGGCTGCAGGATACAAGTGCCCCTGAGTTTGTACACATCATCTTCAAAATTCTGGACTCC ATCCAGACCCAGTGCCCTGAGTCTGACTTAGCAGCCCGAGTGATCTCACCCCTCCTCACCACCAAGGCCATCGAGCTGCTGCAGTCCTGTCTAAGCCCGTCAGAGAATAACCTCTGGGAAGGGCTGGGCACAGCCTGGACCACCAGCCA GGCCAACTGGACAGGCAGCGAGCCCCTGCCCTACAAACCCACATTCTATGATGGTTGGCAGCTTCCAGAAACTTCCTACCAG GCGCTCTCAAGTTACCAAGACCCTACTTCCATCCG TAGGGAAAGCCCTAGGTTAAGGAGCACCTCGCACTTTGCTCAAGAGGAGACACACAACCATGGCCCCAGCCCTGTGCCCTCCAGACCCGGACCTGTCAAGCCAGCCCTGAAAATGCAAGTCCTCTATGAGTTTGAAGCTAGGAACCCACAGGAACTGACGGTGGTCCAGGGAGAGGTACTGGAG GTTCTGGACCAGAGCAAGCGGTGGTGGCTGGTGAAGAATGCAATGGGACGGAGTGGCTACATCCCCAGCAACATCCTGGAGCCCCTAGAGTCGGGAGCCCCCGGGAGCCAGAGCGAGTCACCCACTCGG GGTCCGATGCTTCGACTTAGCTCAAGGCCTGAGGAGGTCACAGCCTGGCTACAGGCAGAGAACTTCTCCACTCT GACCGTGAAGACCCTTGGGTCCATGACAGGGAGCCAGCTGCTTCACATGAGACCTGGAGAGCTACAGATGCTGTGTCCACAGGAGGGCCCCCGGGTCCTGGCACGGCTGGAGGCTGTCAGAAGGACGCTGGGG ATGAGCCTTTAG
- the EPS8L3 gene encoding epidermal growth factor receptor kinase substrate 8-like protein 3 isoform X2, with translation MSRPSSRAIYLHRKEYLQKIALEPTHLQHRVEHLMTCKLGTQRIQEPKDALQKLQEMDAQGRVWSQDLLLQVRDGWLQLLDIETKEELESYRLDRIKVMDVALNTGSYNSVLSITVQDSDLRSTSTLLFQCQEVGAERLKTSLEKALEEEVEQRPQLGALRPDQDRWRGSSLERPLPKEQARPLEWRPPPEQHYLMSPEHNTPPPSPRPLPHRTSIREPSIFSLSPSRRSPSPEDPKWDKEVLDHVLRDIELFVGKLDEAQSKTSRKKKSHRKKKKKNKEEITEVHYIDCFQKIKYSFNLLGRLATRLQDTSAPEFVHIIFKILDSIQTQCPESDLAARVISPLLTTKAIELLQSCLSPSENNLWEGLGTAWTTSQANWTGSEPLPYKPTFYDGWQLPETSYQALSSYQDPTSIRESPRLRSTSHFAQEETHNHGPSPVPSRPGPVKPALKMQVLYEFEARNPQELTVVQGEVLEVLDQSKRWWLVKNAMGRSGYIPSNILEPLESGAPGSQSESPTRGPMLRLSSRPEEVTAWLQAENFSTLTVKTLGSMTGSQLLHMRPGELQMLCPQEGPRVLARLEAVRRTLGMSL, from the exons ATGTCCCGGCCAAGCAGCAGAGCCATTTATT TGCACCGGAAGGAGTACTTGCAGAAAATCGCCTTAGAGCCCACTCACCTGCAGCACAGGGTGGAG CACCTGATGACATGTAAGCTGGGGACACAGAGAATCCAGGAGCCCAAGGATGCtctgcagaagctgcaggagatggaCGCTCAGGGCCGGGTGTGGAGCCAGGACTTGCTCCTGCAGGTCAGGGATGGCTGGCTCCAACTGCTGGACATCGAGACTAAG GAGGAGCTAGAGTCCTACCGCCTGGACCGCATCAAGGTCATGGACGTGGCGCTCAACACCGGCTCCTACAACTCTGTCCTGTCCATCACCGTGCAGGATTCAGACCTGCGAAGCACTAGCACTCTGCTTTTCCAGTGCCAGGAAGTGGGG GCAGAGCGACTGAAGACCAGCCTGGAGAAGGCTCTGGAGGAGGAGGTAGAGCAAAG GCCCCAGTTGGGAGCCCTTCGCCCAGACCAGGACCGATGGAGGGGGTCTTCTCTGGAAAGGCCGCTCCCTAAGGAGCAGGCACGTCCTCTGGAGTGGAGACCCCCTCCAGAACAGCACTACTTGATGAGCCCAGAGCACA ACACCCCACCACCGTCTCCGAGGCCCCTGCCACACCGCACCAGCATCCGAGAGCCAAGCATCTTCTCGCTGTCTCCTTCAAGGAGGTCCCCATCCCCTGAGGACCCAAAATGGGATAAG GAGGTGCTGGACCATGTCCTAAGGGACATCGAGCTGTTTGTGGGGAAGCTGGATGAGGCCCAGTCTAAGACCAGTCGTAAGAAGAAGAgtcacaggaagaaaaagaaaaagaataaagaag AGATAACAGAGGTACATTACATCGACTGCTTCCAGAAGATCAAGTACAGTTTCAACCTCCTG GGAAGGCTGGCCACCAGGCTGCAGGATACAAGTGCCCCTGAGTTTGTACACATCATCTTCAAAATTCTGGACTCC ATCCAGACCCAGTGCCCTGAGTCTGACTTAGCAGCCCGAGTGATCTCACCCCTCCTCACCACCAAGGCCATCGAGCTGCTGCAGTCCTGTCTAAGCCCGTCAGAGAATAACCTCTGGGAAGGGCTGGGCACAGCCTGGACCACCAGCCA GGCCAACTGGACAGGCAGCGAGCCCCTGCCCTACAAACCCACATTCTATGATGGTTGGCAGCTTCCAGAAACTTCCTACCAG GCGCTCTCAAGTTACCAAGACCCTACTTCCATCCG GGAAAGCCCTAGGTTAAGGAGCACCTCGCACTTTGCTCAAGAGGAGACACACAACCATGGCCCCAGCCCTGTGCCCTCCAGACCCGGACCTGTCAAGCCAGCCCTGAAAATGCAAGTCCTCTATGAGTTTGAAGCTAGGAACCCACAGGAACTGACGGTGGTCCAGGGAGAGGTACTGGAG GTTCTGGACCAGAGCAAGCGGTGGTGGCTGGTGAAGAATGCAATGGGACGGAGTGGCTACATCCCCAGCAACATCCTGGAGCCCCTAGAGTCGGGAGCCCCCGGGAGCCAGAGCGAGTCACCCACTCGG GGTCCGATGCTTCGACTTAGCTCAAGGCCTGAGGAGGTCACAGCCTGGCTACAGGCAGAGAACTTCTCCACTCT GACCGTGAAGACCCTTGGGTCCATGACAGGGAGCCAGCTGCTTCACATGAGACCTGGAGAGCTACAGATGCTGTGTCCACAGGAGGGCCCCCGGGTCCTGGCACGGCTGGAGGCTGTCAGAAGGACGCTGGGG ATGAGCCTTTAG
- the GSTM3 gene encoding glutathione S-transferase Mu 3, translated as MASSKSMVLGYWDIRGLAHAIRMLLEFTDTSYEEKRYTCGEAPDYDKSQWLDVKFKLDLDFPNLPYLMDGKNRLTQSNAILRYIARKHNMCGDTEEERIRVDIMENQIMDFRMQLVQLCYNPDHEKLKPRYLEQLPGQLKQFSLFLGKYSWFAGEKLTFVDFLTYDVLDQNRMFEPKCLDEFPNLKAFMCRFEALEKIATYMQSDRFLKMPVNNKMAQWGNRRIC; from the exons ATGGCTTCGTCAAAGTCTATGGTTCTAGGTTACTGGGATATTCGCGGG CTGGCGCACGCCATCCGCATGCTCCTGGAGTTCACGGATACGTCCTATGAAGAGAAAAGATACACGTGCGGGGAAG CTCCTGACTATGATAAGAGCCAGTGGCTGGATGTGAAATTCAAACTAGACCTGGACTTCCCTAAC CTGCCCTATCTCATGGACGGTAAGAACAGGCTGACCCAGAGCAATGCCATCTTGCGCTACATCGCCCGCAAGCACAATATGT GCGGTGACACTGAAGAGGAAAGGATTCGAGTGGACATCATGGAGAACCAAATAATGGATTTTCGCATGCAGCTGGTACAACTCTGCTACAACCCTGACCAC GAAAAGCTGAAGCCTCGGTACTTGGAACAGCTACCTGGACAACTGAAACAGTTCTCCTTGTTCTTGGGGAAATACTCATGGTTTGCAGGGGAAAAG CTCACCTTTGTGGATTTCCTCACCTATGATGTCTTAGATCAGAACCGTATGTTTGAGCCCAAGTGCCTGGATGAATTTCCGAATCTGAAGGCTTTCATGTGCCGTTTTGAG GCTTTGGAGAAAATAGCTACCTACATGCAGTCTGACCGCTTCCTTAAGATGCCTGTCAACAACAAGATGGCCCAGTGGGGCAACAGGAGAATCTGCTGA